In Nostoc sp. CENA543, a single genomic region encodes these proteins:
- a CDS encoding 4-oxalocrotonate tautomerase family protein produces the protein MPFVTVKIARGHSIEKKRHLVEAITNAMVAALDTKPEWITIHIDEFERENWAVNGILHCDRHRGRHDETGR, from the coding sequence ATGCCATTTGTCACCGTAAAAATTGCCAGAGGACACTCCATCGAAAAAAAACGGCATTTAGTAGAAGCCATTACTAATGCGATGGTTGCAGCATTAGATACTAAGCCTGAATGGATTACAATTCACATCGATGAATTTGAGCGGGAAAACTGGGCTGTTAATGGTATTTTACACTGCGATCGCCATCGTGGTAGACACGATGAAACAGGTAGATAA
- the hypD gene encoding hydrogenase formation protein HypD, producing the protein MKYVDEFREPEKAEALRREIEKLSSQIDKHIKIMEVCGGHTHSIFKYGIEEILPANIELIHGPGCPVCVMPKGRLDDAIAIAQNPNVILTTFGDTMRVPGSKYSLLQARAAGADIRMVYSPLDSLQIAKNNPDKEVVFFGIGFETTAPSTAFTILQAAEENIQNFSMFTNHVLVIPALEALLDNPDLQLDGFVGPGHVSMVIGTAPYEFISQKYHKPIVVSGFEPLDILQSIWMLLQQLIENRCEVENQYNRLVQKEGNQIALKAMNQVFAVRETFEWRGLNEIPNSGLKIRPEYAQFDAELKFTIPNQKIADHKACQCGEILKGVLKPWQCKVFGTACTPETPIGTCMVSSEGACAAYYKYGRFSTAMPQRAVTSP; encoded by the coding sequence ATGAAATACGTAGACGAATTCCGCGAACCAGAAAAAGCCGAAGCCTTACGCCGGGAAATAGAAAAATTAAGTTCCCAAATAGATAAACATATAAAAATTATGGAAGTATGCGGCGGGCATACCCATTCTATTTTTAAATACGGTATCGAAGAAATCTTACCAGCAAACATTGAACTAATTCACGGGCCTGGTTGTCCAGTGTGCGTCATGCCCAAGGGTAGATTAGATGATGCGATCGCGATCGCTCAAAATCCCAATGTCATTTTAACAACCTTTGGCGACACCATGCGCGTCCCCGGCTCTAAATATAGCCTACTACAAGCCAGAGCCGCAGGCGCAGATATTCGCATGGTTTACTCACCTCTCGATAGCCTACAAATTGCTAAAAATAACCCCGATAAAGAGGTAGTATTTTTTGGTATTGGCTTTGAAACTACAGCACCTAGCACCGCTTTTACCATCCTCCAAGCAGCCGAGGAAAATATTCAAAACTTTAGTATGTTTACGAATCACGTTCTAGTGATTCCAGCTTTAGAAGCATTATTAGATAACCCAGACTTACAACTAGATGGATTTGTCGGGCCTGGTCATGTCAGTATGGTAATTGGTACTGCACCTTATGAATTTATTTCCCAGAAATATCATAAACCCATAGTTGTCTCAGGTTTTGAACCCTTAGATATTCTCCAATCAATTTGGATGTTATTACAGCAACTAATAGAAAATCGCTGTGAAGTCGAAAACCAATACAATCGATTAGTCCAAAAAGAGGGAAATCAAATAGCACTAAAAGCCATGAATCAAGTATTTGCAGTCCGCGAAACTTTTGAATGGCGTGGCTTAAATGAAATCCCCAACTCCGGCTTAAAAATTCGCCCAGAATATGCCCAATTTGATGCGGAATTAAAATTTACCATTCCTAACCAAAAAATTGCTGACCACAAAGCTTGTCAATGTGGTGAAATTCTCAAAGGAGTGCTGAAACCTTGGCAATGTAAAGTTTTTGGAACAGCTTGCACACCCGAAACCCCAATTGGGACTTGCATGGTTTCTTCTGAAGGGGCTTGTGCCGCATACTATAAATATGGCAGATTTTCGACTGCAATGCCACAAAGAGCAGTCACATCTCCATAA
- a CDS encoding HypC/HybG/HupF family hydrogenase formation chaperone, whose product MCLGIPGQIVEISDTNQKLAIVNIGGVKRQVNIACIVDEQHPPESCVGDWVLVHVGFAMNRINEQEAAETLKLLEEIALVTGGSGAGG is encoded by the coding sequence ATGTGTTTAGGAATCCCCGGACAAATAGTAGAAATCAGTGACACTAACCAAAAACTAGCCATAGTAAACATTGGTGGAGTCAAACGCCAAGTAAACATCGCCTGCATAGTAGACGAACAACATCCCCCCGAATCATGCGTAGGAGACTGGGTATTAGTTCACGTTGGTTTCGCCATGAATAGAATCAACGAACAAGAAGCAGCAGAGACGCTTAAATTATTAGAAGAAATCGCGTTAGTGACAGGAGGCAGTGGGGCAGGGGGCTAA